The genomic DNA TGTCGAGGCCCTTGATCAGGGAGTCGTCGCCGATCTGGTAGGACAGGCCCTCGGTGGAGGCTTCCTCGATCTTCTTGCCGTCGATCTCCGCCTCGAGGTCGATGATGGCGAAGTCGCCGGTCTTCAGCTTGCGCTTGGTGTCCTTGAGCTCACCGAAACGCTCACGCAGCTTGTCCAGCTCCTCGTTGACCGCGTCCTCGTCGACCTTGATGGCCGGGACGGTGACGTCGAAGGAGGCGAAGTCCGGGACGGTGATCTCCGGGCGGATGTCGACCTCGGCGGTGAACTCGACGAAGTCGTTGTCCTCGATCTTGGAAATGTCGATCTGCGGCTGGGAGATGACCTTGAGGTCGTTCTCCTCGCACGCCTGCTCGTACTTGGTCGGGAGCATGTCGTTGATGACCTGCTCCAGGATCTGGCCGCGACCGAAGCGGGCGTCGATAAGCTGGCGCGGCGCCTTGCCCTTACGGAAACCCGGGAGGGTGACCTGCGCCCCGACCGTCTTGTACGCCTGGTCGATTTCCTTGTCGAGTTCGCTGAACGGAACGTTGACGGTCAGCTTCACGCGGGTGTCGCTGAGCTTCTCGACGGAAGTCTTCACGGGATACTCTCCTGGTCGTTTTGTCTTCTAATAGTCCGACGGAGTCCCGGAGGACCCCTTGAGTCGGGGCGACAGGATTTGAACCTGCGACCCCCTGCTCCCAAAGCAGGTGCGCTACCAAACTGCGCCACGCCCCGTACACGCCAGTTGGTCTGGTCCGCATACGAGAGGCCACTTTACAGCCTCTGTTTCACCAGCCGGATCATCGGGTCCTGATTAACCCGAAATTCACGCCCGGTCCCAACAAAACAGCACCGCCGCCAGCAGTTCATGCCGACGGCGGTGCACTCCGTTGGTGGAGGGGATGACGGGAATCGAACCCGCGTCTTCAGCTTGGAAGGCTGAGGTATTAGCCACTATACGACATCCCCAGTCGCCTCAGATTGCTCTGCGACAATCAGCCATCCTAGTGCAGATCACCGCGGATCCCCAAAACACCCTCCCCACATGCCCGATTGCGTCCAGCGCGGGAACACAGCGGGAGCAGCGGCCGTTGAACCAGTCAGTAGGGTTGGTGGCATCACCCGCCCGACGCCCGGTATCGACGAAGGACCCTGTCACCCATGATTGAACTGCTGCTCATCCTCGCCATCCTCGGTGGTGGCGCCTACCTGCTGGCCAGCCGGCAGACGAATAATAAGAACGCCCAGCTCGAGCAGGTTCAGCTTGCCGACGCCCAGGCCGACGCCCGCCGATGGATTGAGCGGCTGGGCAACCAGGTCCTGACGATTTCCGGCACCGACACCGCCTCCACCCAGGCCATGGCCGACGCCTCCGAACGCTACAATTCCGCGGCCTCCGCAATCTCCACGGCCACCACCGTGAAGCAGGCCCAGCTGGCACGCGAGTCCGCCCTGGAAGGCATGCATTACGTCAACGCCGCCCGCGAGATCATGGGCATGCCGGCCGGCCCGGAAATTCCGCCACTGGCGGGTCAGCGCAACGCGGGCCGGGTCACCGAGCGCCGCACCATCGAGCACGAGGGGCAGACGCTGACCGCCTCCCCGGTGGCCACCGACGAGACCCCCAATTACTATCCGGGCGGCAACGTCGCTGGCCGTCCGGTCCCGGCCGGCTGGTACTCCTCCCCGTGGTGGGCCTCGGCCATGATGTCGGGCATGTGGACCATGAGCTCGATGATGATGTTCTCCGCGATGTTCTCGGGCATGAGCGGCGTCGGGTACGGGCAGGACGCCTGGGCCGCCGGTTACGGCGAGGGCCTCGAGGATGGCGCGGCCGGTGACCTCGGCGGCGAAGACATGGGCGGCGACATGGGAGAGATGGGCGGCGAAGACATGGGCGGTGACGGCGGCGGATTCTTCGGCGGCGACGGCGGCCTCTTCGGCGGTGGCGGTGACGGCGGCGGAATGGACTTCGGCTTCGACTTCGGTTTCGACTAGCCGGCCCCTGGCCCGGCGCCACCGCGGGAAAAGCAGGGCACCGGTGCGTCGGGCACCGGTGCGGGACGAGACGGGCTAGTTCTGGGCCGGGACCTCCGGCGCGACGCCGGAGTTCTCGTATTCGGAGATGATGTCGATGCGGCGCTGGTGGCGCTCG from Corynebacterium guangdongense includes the following:
- a CDS encoding DUF1542 domain-containing protein codes for the protein MIELLLILAILGGGAYLLASRQTNNKNAQLEQVQLADAQADARRWIERLGNQVLTISGTDTASTQAMADASERYNSAASAISTATTVKQAQLARESALEGMHYVNAAREIMGMPAGPEIPPLAGQRNAGRVTERRTIEHEGQTLTASPVATDETPNYYPGGNVAGRPVPAGWYSSPWWASAMMSGMWTMSSMMMFSAMFSGMSGVGYGQDAWAAGYGEGLEDGAAGDLGGEDMGGDMGEMGGEDMGGDGGGFFGGDGGLFGGGGDGGGMDFGFDFGFD